In one window of Acanthopagrus latus isolate v.2019 chromosome 15, fAcaLat1.1, whole genome shotgun sequence DNA:
- the cep170aa gene encoding centrosomal protein of 170 kDa isoform X2: MSVTSWFLVSSGGTRHRLPREMIFVGRDDCELMLQSRSVDKQHAVINYEAGTDEHKVKDLGSLNGTFVNDVRIQEQMYITLKLEDKLRFGYDTNLFTVVRGELTVPEEALKHEKFTSGLQLSKKPSNGETTTATTTSKSPAKTPTKALKSPSGSSLRPVENRAADGVTSSKEPQTKPLESHKADERVGGDITALPRGTPLYGQPSWWGDGDADDENSFKQESKSSSKKHDSSISDSKEARRGEKAKEDGLHASSAHDSSYFEIPTKEGHMANNGIHEIPTKDTEGTAAHTAAAQGHASFTIEFDNTSPGKVTIKDHVSKFTPDHHRSRSKKSGGGSGGAGGRDLSTLQAAMMASESKVADWLAQNDPTLVRSESTEDDSKSIKSDVPVHLKRLKGSKHEDGTQSDSENGLGLRFANRRHALEERLKAAHGHLGGAGGTGGGNVTVSGNRATGSRTAFMIEFYDEENPRKRRSYSFSQTAPLLGTGAGGEGLCPQPPSHPKVFSISTSAASDSGKVQAPIPATVTVGAPTAARVLLKQRSEDPSIGRSSASTGLATGSPTTPSEDASVVGRGVGNAGGDAEDDHSDKGTYTIELENRNPEEEEARRMIDKVFGVQQSQNSSILSDLKEGKGKETGESEKEALPGDSSWVSQWASIAANHTRTDPEGSGAETATFLHKERADAFESSASLSRGESSSSLTDRKRRTLPQLPVDDPRVKSSTKALGLRSEIGEKQDTEPPEKENKGDGESPTPTGDVEMTSRRKQSSTSSPSKAPVRTSGSTERRKRSEERKGGGGGGAGAGTGAGAGAGTGTGEGEKSGKPLVRQGSFTIEKPSANVPAELIPRINRGSNGRERSDSVGSMDTATLLKDTEAVMAFLEAKLRDENKLDQKSSKTGVTTHGSGSGYPARTDSISPESDVDTASTTSHVTGEKKAGGEQKRRSFSSMHREKSNMSTASKTSLTNASARERLERKSKTRTVEVSSRTDTRRSVQPSASSRARQPSLDLTDDDQTSSFPISDILSSDQETYSGPLGHSKLKSTTAGSSKSSRTLQAATASSLNKQAALPQPRPTRASLLRRARLGDTSDTDLADADRVSVASEVSTTSSTSKPPSGRKGLSRLDMLAQPRRTRLGSISARSDSECTVTRSSTSSPRLSAETALRLGLRASTPTENRLTPRMRANSVSKLNETKTKTTTAGYCSPTESSQPEPEGGDAEEELMVSSSSRWRRLPPEYGSTSEEEFGSNRNSPKHGGRSHVRPHHLVPHRSSRLSTTASPGSSVVTGPGGVGVKHRMKEQEEYIRDWTAHSEEIARISQDLAKDLAILAREIHDVAGEIDSVSSSGTAPSTTVSTAATTPGSAIDTREEVGPARPTQPDIQESMRKLVDRVFDESLNFRKIPPVISATKAPEINGKPVELRPRAPDTLEPRALRRRTWNREDAVLDSLLLNSVSQLSTKIRNSVDRTAGKIRILFKDKDRNWDEIENKMRSESDVPLLKTSNKEISSILLELKRVEKQLQVINVMVDPDGTLDALASLGLTSPTTPTRPQTAKTTSPSATSPGSAPQAKESLPEILPGPGGSTARVQTSSASTGETAREPSMGLGLTGVGGLPFNRIRPSGEEAIAQK, translated from the exons ATGAGTGTGACCTCCTGGTTCCTGGTGAGCAGCGGGGGGACTCGCCACCGCCTCCCCCGGGAAATGATCTTTGTTGGCCGGGATGACTGCGAGCTCATGCTACAG tCCCGCAGCGTTGATAAGCAGCATGCAGTCATCAACTATGAGGCTGGAACTGACGAACACAAGGTCAAGGACCTGGGCAGCCTGAACGGG aCCTTTGTAAATGATGTCCGCATCCAGGAGCAGATGTACATCACTCTGAAGTTAGAGGACAAGCTGAGGTTTGGATATG atACCAACCTGTTCACGGTGGTGAGAGGAGAGCTCACTGTACCTGAAGAGGCTCTAAAG CATGAAAAGTTCACCAGCGGCCTCCAGCTCAGCAAAAAGCCATCCAATGGTGAAACCACTACTGCCACAACCACAAGCAAGTCTCCCGCTAAGACCCCAACAAAGGCACTTAAGTCCCCCAGTGGCAGCAGCCTGAGGCCAGTGGAGAACAGGGCTGCGGACGGGGTCACTTCTTCCAAAGAGCCACAAACTAAACCTTTGGAATCCCATAAAGCGGATGAGAGGGTGGGAG GGGACATTACAGCGCTCCCTCGTGGGACCCCACTGTACGGCCAGCCGTCTTGGTGGGGGGATGGCGATGCAGATGATGAGAACTCCTTCAAACAGGAAAGCAAGTCATCCAgcaaaaaacatgacagctcCATTTCAG ACAGCAAAGAGGCACGTCGAGGGGAGAAAGCCAAAGAGGACGGCCTGCATGCGTCCTCCGCCCATGATTCCAGTTACTTTGAGATTCCTACCAAGGAGGGTCACATGGCCAATAACGGCATCCATGAGATTCCCACAAAGGACACAGAGGGCACCGCCGCCCACACTGCTGCAG CTCAAGGTCACGCTTCCTTCACTATAGAGTTTGACAACACTTCTCCTGGGAAAGTCACCATTAAAGACCATGTGTCAAAGTTCACACCTGACCACCACAGATCTCGCTCCAagaagagtggaggaggaagcggaggagcGGGAGGAAGGGACTTAAGCACTCTGCAAGCTGCTATGATGGCATCAGAGAGCAAGGTGGCCGATTGGCTAGCCCAGAATGACCCCACTCTGGTGCGCAGCGAGTCGACAGAGGACGACAGCAAGAGCATCAAGAGTGATGTGCCGGTCCATCTCAAAAGGCTAAAAG GCAGCAAACATGAGGATGGCACCCAGAGTGACTCAGAGAATGGACTGGGCCTGCGTTTCGCGAACCGCCGCCACGCCCTCGAGGAGCGCCTAAAAGCAGCACACGGCCACTTGGGAGGAGCgggagggacaggaggaggcaACGTAACGGTGAGCGGGAACAGAGCAACCGGCTCTCGCACGGCCTTTATGATTGAGTTCTACGACGAAGAAAACCCACGCAAGCGCCGGTCATATTCTTTTTCCCAGACTGCACCCTTACTAGGAACAGGAGCTGGCGGGGAAGGACTGTGTCCGCAGCCTCCCTCTCACCCCAAGGTGTTCAGCATTTCCACCTCTGCTGCCTCAGATTCAG GTAAGGTCCAAGCTCCAATACCAGCTACAGTGACTGTAGGTGCCCCTACCGCTGCCCGCGTCCTTCTCAAGCAGAGATCAGAGGACCCAAGTATCGGTCGCAGCTCAGCCAGTACCGGACTGGCGACAGGTAGTCCCACCACCCCCAGCGAGGACGCCTCGGTCGTGGGGAGAGGAGTGGGAAATGCTGGAGGAGATGCAGAGGATGACCACAGCGATAAAGGGACCTACACTATTGAACTGGAGAACAGGAacccagaggaagaggaggccagacGTATGATAGACAAG gTGTTTGGTGTGCAGCAGAGCCAGAACTCCTCTATTCTATCAGAcctgaaagaaggaaaaggaaaagagactGGAGAGTCAGAGAAAGAG GCTCTTCCTGGTGACTCGAGCTGGGTCTCTCAGTGGGCCAGTATAGCTGCCAACCACACCAGGACAGACCCAGAGGGCTCAGGAGCAGAAACAGCCACCTTcctgcacaaagagagag CTGATGCCTTTGAGTCCAGTGCATCCCTCAGCAGAGGGGAATCCTCCTCCAGTCTGACGGACCGCAAACGCAGGACGCTCCCCCAGCTCCCAGTAGATGACCCCCGGGTAAAATCCAGCACCAAAGCTCTGGGACTGAGATCCGAGATTGGGGagaaacaagacactgaacccccaGAAAAAGAGAACAAGGGAGACGGGGAGTCCCCAACTCCCACTGGAGACGTGGAGATGACCAGTCGACGGAAACAAAGCTCCACATCTTCTCCCTCCAAGGCTCCTGTCCGGACATCTGGCAGCACTGAGCGGAGgaagaggtcagaggagaggaaaggaggcggaggaggaggagcaggagcaggaacaggagcaggagcaggagcaggaacgggaacaggagaaggagagaagtcTGGAAAACCACTAGTGCGCCAGGGCAGCTTCACAATTGAGAAGCCTAGTGCTAATGTCCCTGCAGAGCTCATCCCACGTATCAACAGAGGCAGCAATGGGCGGGAACGCAGTGACTCCGTGGGCAGCATGGACACTGCTACCCTCCTGAAGGACACTGAAGCTGTTATGGCTTTCCTGGAGGCCAAACtaagagatgaaaacaaactagACCAGAAAAGCAGTAAAACTGGAGTCACCACTCATGGTTCAGGTTCTGGCTACCCCGCTCGGACTGACTCCATCTCTCCTGAGTCTGATGTGGACACAGCCAGCACAACCAGTCATGTGACTGGAGAGAAGAAAGCTGGTGGCGAACAAAAACGACGTTCCTTCAGCAGTATGCACCGCGAGAAGAGCAACATGAGCACAGCTTCCAAGACCAGCCTTACCAATGCAAGCGCACGTGAACGCTTGGAGAGGAAGTCTAAAACAAGAACTGTGGAGGTTTCAAGCCGGACTGATACACGCCGCTCTGTTCAGCCTTCTGCCTCCTCCAGAGCACGCCAGCCGTCTCTGGATCTCACTGATGATGACCAGACTTCTTCCTTCCCCATCTCTGACATCCTGTCCTCAGACCAGGAGACCTACTCTGGACCTTTGGGGCACTCCAAACTTAAATCCACCACTGCTGGATCCTCCAAGAGCAGCAGGACTCTACAGGCAGCCACAGCCTCCTCCCTGAACAAGCAGGCCGCGCTGCCTCAGCCGCGACCCACGAGAGCCTCCCTTCTCCGCCGCGCCCGCTTGGGGGATACGTCTGACACGGATCTAGCTGATGCAGACAGGGTGTCTGTCGCTTCTGAGGtgtccaccaccagctccactTCTAAACCACCATCTGGTCGGAAGGGACTGTCACGACTGGACATGCTGGCTCAGCCACGTAGGACCCGCCTGGGCTCCATCTCGGCCCGCAGTGACTCAGAGTGTACGGTGACACGGAGCTCCACCTCTTCACCCCGCCTGTCAGCTGAGACTGCTCTGCGTCTAGGCTTGCGAGCATCAACACCGACCGAGAACAGGCTGACACCCAGGATGAGGGCCAACAGCGTTTCCAAACTGAACGAGACCAAGACTAAGACAACTACAGCTGGATACTGCTCGCCCACAG AGAGCTCTCAGCCCGAACCTGAGGGCGGTGATGCAGAGGAAGAGCTGATGG TGTCCAGTAGCAGCAGATGGAGACGTCTGCCACCAGAGTACGGCTCAACCTCAGAGGAAGAGTTTGGCTCCAACCGAAATTCTCCAAAGCATGGAGGACGCTCCCACGTTCGGCCTCATCACCTCGTCCCACACCGCAGCTCAAGACTCAGCACCACTGCGAGCCCAGGCTCCAGCGTGGTGACGGGTCCAGGCGGAGTGGGAGTCAAACACCGCATGAAAGAGCAAGAGGAGTACATCAGGGACTGGACGGCACACAGCGAGGAGATAGCCAG GATCAGCCAGGACCTGGCTAAGGACTTGGCCATCTTGGCCCGTGAGATCCACGATGTGGCCGGTGAGATCGACTCAGTCAGTTCATCTGGCACTGCACCCAGCACCACCGTCAGCACCGCCGCCACCACCCCGGGATCAGCCATTGACACCCGGGAAGAGGTAGGCCCTGCACGTCCCACCCAGCCGGATATACAGGAGAGCATGAGAAAG TTGGTGGATCGGGTGTTTGATGAGAGCCTCAACTTTAGGAAAATCCCTCCTGTGATTTCAGCCACTAAAGCACCAGAGATCAATGGTAAGCCGGTTGAGCTCCGCCCCCGAGCTCCTGACACTCTGGAACCCCGAGCCCTGAGGAGACGCACGTGGAACCGAGAGGAT gcGGTGTTGGACAGCCTGCTGCTCAATTCAGTTTCTCAGCTGTCAACCAAGATCAGAAATTCTGTTGACAGAACAGCAGGAAAAATCAG GATATTGTTTAAGGATAAGGACAGAAACTGGGATGAAATTGAGAATAAAATGCGATCTGAGAGTGATGTACCTCTTCTGAAAACTTCCAACAAG gAGATCTCCTCAATTCTGCTTGAACTGAAGAGAGTTGAGAAGCAGCTTCAAG TGATCAATGTGATGGTAGACCCAGATGGGACTCTGGATGCCCTGGCCAGCCTTGGTCTGACCAGCCCCACCACCCCTACCAGGCCCCAAACCGCCAAAACAACTTCCCCCTCAGCCACCAGCCCCGGGTCTGCACCCCAAGCCAAAGAATCACTGCCGGAGATCCTCCCTGGGCCTGGAGGATCAACCGCCAGGGTTCAGACTTCCTCTGCCAGCACAGGGGAGACCGCACGAGAGCCCAGCATGGGTCTGGGGTTAACAGGGGTCGGAGGACTGCCCTTCAACCGCATACGGCCGAGCGGAGAGGAGGCCATTGCACAGAAGTGA
- the cep170aa gene encoding centrosomal protein of 170 kDa isoform X6, whose translation MSVTSWFLVSSGGTRHRLPREMIFVGRDDCELMLQSRSVDKQHAVINYEAGTDEHKVKDLGSLNGTFVNDVRIQEQMYITLKLEDKLRFGYDTNLFTVVRGELTVPEEALKHEKFTSGLQLSKKPSNGETTTATTTSKSPAKTPTKALKSPSGSSLRPVENRAADGVTSSKEPQTKPLESHKADERVGGDITALPRGTPLYGQPSWWGDGDADDENSFKQESKSSSKKHDSSISDSKEARRGEKAKEDGLHASSAHDSSYFEIPTKEGHMANNGIHEIPTKDTEGTAAHTAAAQGHASFTIEFDNTSPGKVTIKDHVSKFTPDHHRSRSKKSGGGSGGAGGRDLSTLQAAMMASESKVADWLAQNDPTLVRSESTEDDSKSIKSDVPVHLKRLKGSKHEDGTQSDSENGLGLRFANRRHALEERLKAAHGHLGGAGGTGGGNVTTAPLLGTGAGGEGLCPQPPSHPKVFSISTSAASDSGKVQAPIPATVTVGAPTAARVLLKQRSEDPSIGRSSASTGLATGSPTTPSEDASVVGRGVGNAGGDAEDDHSDKGTYTIELENRNPEEEEARRMIDKVFGVQQSQNSSILSDLKEGKGKETGESEKEALPGDSSWVSQWASIAANHTRTDPEGSGAETATFLHKERADAFESSASLSRGESSSSLTDRKRRTLPQLPVDDPRVKSSTKALGLRSEIGEKQDTEPPEKENKGDGESPTPTGDVEMTSRRKQSSTSSPSKAPVRTSGSTERRKRSEERKGGGGGGAGAGTGAGAGAGTGTGEGEKSGKPLVRQGSFTIEKPSANVPAELIPRINRGSNGRERSDSVGSMDTATLLKDTEAVMAFLEAKLRDENKLDQKSSKTGVTTHGSGSGYPARTDSISPESDVDTASTTSHVTGEKKAGGEQKRRSFSSMHREKSNMSTASKTSLTNASARERLERKSKTRTVEVSSRTDTRRSVQPSASSRARQPSLDLTDDDQTSSFPISDILSSDQETYSGPLGHSKLKSTTAGSSKSSRTLQAATASSLNKQAALPQPRPTRASLLRRARLGDTSDTDLADADRVSVASEVSTTSSTSKPPSGRKGLSRLDMLAQPRRTRLGSISARSDSECTVTRSSTSSPRLSAETALRLGLRASTPTENRLTPRMRANSVSKLNETKTKTTTAGYCSPTESSQPEPEGGDAEEELMVSSSSRWRRLPPEYGSTSEEEFGSNRNSPKHGGRSHVRPHHLVPHRSSRLSTTASPGSSVVTGPGGVGVKHRMKEQEEYIRDWTAHSEEIARLFPCVRRISQDLAKDLAILAREIHDVAGEIDSVSSSGTAPSTTVSTAATTPGSAIDTREEVGPARPTQPDIQESMRKLVDRVFDESLNFRKIPPVISATKAPEINGKPVELRPRAPDTLEPRALRRRTWNREDAVLDSLLLNSVSQLSTKIRNSVDRTAGKIRILFKDKDRNWDEIENKMRSESDVPLLKTSNKEISSILLELKRVEKQLQVINVMVDPDGTLDALASLGLTSPTTPTRPQTAKTTSPSATSPGSAPQAKESLPEILPGPGGSTARVQTSSASTGETAREPSMGLGLTGVGGLPFNRIRPSGEEAIAQK comes from the exons ATGAGTGTGACCTCCTGGTTCCTGGTGAGCAGCGGGGGGACTCGCCACCGCCTCCCCCGGGAAATGATCTTTGTTGGCCGGGATGACTGCGAGCTCATGCTACAG tCCCGCAGCGTTGATAAGCAGCATGCAGTCATCAACTATGAGGCTGGAACTGACGAACACAAGGTCAAGGACCTGGGCAGCCTGAACGGG aCCTTTGTAAATGATGTCCGCATCCAGGAGCAGATGTACATCACTCTGAAGTTAGAGGACAAGCTGAGGTTTGGATATG atACCAACCTGTTCACGGTGGTGAGAGGAGAGCTCACTGTACCTGAAGAGGCTCTAAAG CATGAAAAGTTCACCAGCGGCCTCCAGCTCAGCAAAAAGCCATCCAATGGTGAAACCACTACTGCCACAACCACAAGCAAGTCTCCCGCTAAGACCCCAACAAAGGCACTTAAGTCCCCCAGTGGCAGCAGCCTGAGGCCAGTGGAGAACAGGGCTGCGGACGGGGTCACTTCTTCCAAAGAGCCACAAACTAAACCTTTGGAATCCCATAAAGCGGATGAGAGGGTGGGAG GGGACATTACAGCGCTCCCTCGTGGGACCCCACTGTACGGCCAGCCGTCTTGGTGGGGGGATGGCGATGCAGATGATGAGAACTCCTTCAAACAGGAAAGCAAGTCATCCAgcaaaaaacatgacagctcCATTTCAG ACAGCAAAGAGGCACGTCGAGGGGAGAAAGCCAAAGAGGACGGCCTGCATGCGTCCTCCGCCCATGATTCCAGTTACTTTGAGATTCCTACCAAGGAGGGTCACATGGCCAATAACGGCATCCATGAGATTCCCACAAAGGACACAGAGGGCACCGCCGCCCACACTGCTGCAG CTCAAGGTCACGCTTCCTTCACTATAGAGTTTGACAACACTTCTCCTGGGAAAGTCACCATTAAAGACCATGTGTCAAAGTTCACACCTGACCACCACAGATCTCGCTCCAagaagagtggaggaggaagcggaggagcGGGAGGAAGGGACTTAAGCACTCTGCAAGCTGCTATGATGGCATCAGAGAGCAAGGTGGCCGATTGGCTAGCCCAGAATGACCCCACTCTGGTGCGCAGCGAGTCGACAGAGGACGACAGCAAGAGCATCAAGAGTGATGTGCCGGTCCATCTCAAAAGGCTAAAAG GCAGCAAACATGAGGATGGCACCCAGAGTGACTCAGAGAATGGACTGGGCCTGCGTTTCGCGAACCGCCGCCACGCCCTCGAGGAGCGCCTAAAAGCAGCACACGGCCACTTGGGAGGAGCgggagggacaggaggaggcaACGTAACG ACTGCACCCTTACTAGGAACAGGAGCTGGCGGGGAAGGACTGTGTCCGCAGCCTCCCTCTCACCCCAAGGTGTTCAGCATTTCCACCTCTGCTGCCTCAGATTCAG GTAAGGTCCAAGCTCCAATACCAGCTACAGTGACTGTAGGTGCCCCTACCGCTGCCCGCGTCCTTCTCAAGCAGAGATCAGAGGACCCAAGTATCGGTCGCAGCTCAGCCAGTACCGGACTGGCGACAGGTAGTCCCACCACCCCCAGCGAGGACGCCTCGGTCGTGGGGAGAGGAGTGGGAAATGCTGGAGGAGATGCAGAGGATGACCACAGCGATAAAGGGACCTACACTATTGAACTGGAGAACAGGAacccagaggaagaggaggccagacGTATGATAGACAAG gTGTTTGGTGTGCAGCAGAGCCAGAACTCCTCTATTCTATCAGAcctgaaagaaggaaaaggaaaagagactGGAGAGTCAGAGAAAGAG GCTCTTCCTGGTGACTCGAGCTGGGTCTCTCAGTGGGCCAGTATAGCTGCCAACCACACCAGGACAGACCCAGAGGGCTCAGGAGCAGAAACAGCCACCTTcctgcacaaagagagag CTGATGCCTTTGAGTCCAGTGCATCCCTCAGCAGAGGGGAATCCTCCTCCAGTCTGACGGACCGCAAACGCAGGACGCTCCCCCAGCTCCCAGTAGATGACCCCCGGGTAAAATCCAGCACCAAAGCTCTGGGACTGAGATCCGAGATTGGGGagaaacaagacactgaacccccaGAAAAAGAGAACAAGGGAGACGGGGAGTCCCCAACTCCCACTGGAGACGTGGAGATGACCAGTCGACGGAAACAAAGCTCCACATCTTCTCCCTCCAAGGCTCCTGTCCGGACATCTGGCAGCACTGAGCGGAGgaagaggtcagaggagaggaaaggaggcggaggaggaggagcaggagcaggaacaggagcaggagcaggagcaggaacgggaacaggagaaggagagaagtcTGGAAAACCACTAGTGCGCCAGGGCAGCTTCACAATTGAGAAGCCTAGTGCTAATGTCCCTGCAGAGCTCATCCCACGTATCAACAGAGGCAGCAATGGGCGGGAACGCAGTGACTCCGTGGGCAGCATGGACACTGCTACCCTCCTGAAGGACACTGAAGCTGTTATGGCTTTCCTGGAGGCCAAACtaagagatgaaaacaaactagACCAGAAAAGCAGTAAAACTGGAGTCACCACTCATGGTTCAGGTTCTGGCTACCCCGCTCGGACTGACTCCATCTCTCCTGAGTCTGATGTGGACACAGCCAGCACAACCAGTCATGTGACTGGAGAGAAGAAAGCTGGTGGCGAACAAAAACGACGTTCCTTCAGCAGTATGCACCGCGAGAAGAGCAACATGAGCACAGCTTCCAAGACCAGCCTTACCAATGCAAGCGCACGTGAACGCTTGGAGAGGAAGTCTAAAACAAGAACTGTGGAGGTTTCAAGCCGGACTGATACACGCCGCTCTGTTCAGCCTTCTGCCTCCTCCAGAGCACGCCAGCCGTCTCTGGATCTCACTGATGATGACCAGACTTCTTCCTTCCCCATCTCTGACATCCTGTCCTCAGACCAGGAGACCTACTCTGGACCTTTGGGGCACTCCAAACTTAAATCCACCACTGCTGGATCCTCCAAGAGCAGCAGGACTCTACAGGCAGCCACAGCCTCCTCCCTGAACAAGCAGGCCGCGCTGCCTCAGCCGCGACCCACGAGAGCCTCCCTTCTCCGCCGCGCCCGCTTGGGGGATACGTCTGACACGGATCTAGCTGATGCAGACAGGGTGTCTGTCGCTTCTGAGGtgtccaccaccagctccactTCTAAACCACCATCTGGTCGGAAGGGACTGTCACGACTGGACATGCTGGCTCAGCCACGTAGGACCCGCCTGGGCTCCATCTCGGCCCGCAGTGACTCAGAGTGTACGGTGACACGGAGCTCCACCTCTTCACCCCGCCTGTCAGCTGAGACTGCTCTGCGTCTAGGCTTGCGAGCATCAACACCGACCGAGAACAGGCTGACACCCAGGATGAGGGCCAACAGCGTTTCCAAACTGAACGAGACCAAGACTAAGACAACTACAGCTGGATACTGCTCGCCCACAG AGAGCTCTCAGCCCGAACCTGAGGGCGGTGATGCAGAGGAAGAGCTGATGG TGTCCAGTAGCAGCAGATGGAGACGTCTGCCACCAGAGTACGGCTCAACCTCAGAGGAAGAGTTTGGCTCCAACCGAAATTCTCCAAAGCATGGAGGACGCTCCCACGTTCGGCCTCATCACCTCGTCCCACACCGCAGCTCAAGACTCAGCACCACTGCGAGCCCAGGCTCCAGCGTGGTGACGGGTCCAGGCGGAGTGGGAGTCAAACACCGCATGAAAGAGCAAGAGGAGTACATCAGGGACTGGACGGCACACAGCGAGGAGATAGCCAG GTTATTCCCATGTGTGCGTAGGATCAGCCAGGACCTGGCTAAGGACTTGGCCATCTTGGCCCGTGAGATCCACGATGTGGCCGGTGAGATCGACTCAGTCAGTTCATCTGGCACTGCACCCAGCACCACCGTCAGCACCGCCGCCACCACCCCGGGATCAGCCATTGACACCCGGGAAGAGGTAGGCCCTGCACGTCCCACCCAGCCGGATATACAGGAGAGCATGAGAAAG TTGGTGGATCGGGTGTTTGATGAGAGCCTCAACTTTAGGAAAATCCCTCCTGTGATTTCAGCCACTAAAGCACCAGAGATCAATGGTAAGCCGGTTGAGCTCCGCCCCCGAGCTCCTGACACTCTGGAACCCCGAGCCCTGAGGAGACGCACGTGGAACCGAGAGGAT gcGGTGTTGGACAGCCTGCTGCTCAATTCAGTTTCTCAGCTGTCAACCAAGATCAGAAATTCTGTTGACAGAACAGCAGGAAAAATCAG GATATTGTTTAAGGATAAGGACAGAAACTGGGATGAAATTGAGAATAAAATGCGATCTGAGAGTGATGTACCTCTTCTGAAAACTTCCAACAAG gAGATCTCCTCAATTCTGCTTGAACTGAAGAGAGTTGAGAAGCAGCTTCAAG TGATCAATGTGATGGTAGACCCAGATGGGACTCTGGATGCCCTGGCCAGCCTTGGTCTGACCAGCCCCACCACCCCTACCAGGCCCCAAACCGCCAAAACAACTTCCCCCTCAGCCACCAGCCCCGGGTCTGCACCCCAAGCCAAAGAATCACTGCCGGAGATCCTCCCTGGGCCTGGAGGATCAACCGCCAGGGTTCAGACTTCCTCTGCCAGCACAGGGGAGACCGCACGAGAGCCCAGCATGGGTCTGGGGTTAACAGGGGTCGGAGGACTGCCCTTCAACCGCATACGGCCGAGCGGAGAGGAGGCCATTGCACAGAAGTGA